The Agromyces mangrovi genome contains a region encoding:
- a CDS encoding acetyl-CoA C-acetyltransferase, producing the protein MTELRTAVICAPLRTPVGRLGGALAPVHARELAVTVLEALLERTGLDPAAVDSVIGSQGYPTMESPAFGRVAALDAGFPVTTGGYQLDRRCGSGLQAVVNAAMEVQTGASDVVVALGAESMSNAPLYTEEGRRGLPAGGLMLHDALARGRETVGGVRFPTPEGNVGSAELLRREYGISREAQDALALRSHQRAVAAWESGAFAAETVPVTVPGRRGDTVVDRDEHPRADTTLEALGGLRAILGRTDPDSTVTAGNASGQNDAAAACIVTTPERAASLGLTPVLRLVSWAAAGNDPLRFGVAPVPAANRALERAGLGFADLDVIELNEAFAVQVLACLADWGLDAEDPRLNPRGSGISIGHPIGATGLRMLATLAHELPDLDGELALETMCIGGGQALAAVFARV; encoded by the coding sequence ATGACCGAGCTGCGCACCGCGGTCATCTGCGCGCCCCTGCGCACGCCCGTCGGGCGCCTCGGCGGGGCGCTCGCGCCCGTGCATGCGCGTGAGCTGGCCGTGACCGTGCTCGAGGCGCTGCTCGAGCGCACGGGTCTTGATCCGGCGGCCGTCGACAGTGTGATCGGCTCGCAGGGCTACCCGACGATGGAGTCGCCGGCGTTCGGCCGGGTCGCCGCCCTCGACGCGGGCTTCCCGGTGACGACGGGCGGCTACCAGCTCGACCGCCGGTGCGGATCGGGCCTGCAGGCCGTGGTCAACGCGGCGATGGAGGTGCAGACCGGGGCATCCGATGTCGTCGTCGCCCTCGGTGCCGAGTCGATGTCGAACGCACCCCTCTATACCGAGGAGGGGCGGCGCGGACTGCCCGCCGGTGGGCTGATGCTGCATGACGCGCTCGCGCGTGGTCGCGAGACCGTCGGCGGCGTGCGGTTCCCGACGCCCGAGGGCAACGTCGGTTCGGCCGAGCTGCTGCGGCGCGAGTACGGCATCTCGCGCGAGGCGCAGGACGCGCTCGCGCTGCGGTCGCACCAGCGGGCCGTGGCGGCGTGGGAGTCGGGCGCGTTCGCCGCCGAGACCGTGCCCGTCACCGTGCCGGGCCGGCGGGGCGACACCGTCGTCGACCGCGATGAGCACCCGCGCGCGGATACGACGCTCGAGGCGCTGGGCGGCTTGCGGGCGATCCTGGGGCGTACCGACCCCGATTCCACCGTCACCGCGGGCAACGCCAGCGGCCAGAACGACGCGGCGGCGGCGTGCATCGTCACGACGCCCGAGCGCGCCGCCTCGCTGGGGCTGACCCCCGTGCTGCGACTCGTCTCGTGGGCCGCCGCGGGCAACGACCCGCTGCGCTTCGGCGTCGCGCCCGTGCCCGCCGCGAACCGCGCGCTCGAGCGGGCCGGGCTCGGCTTCGCCGACCTCGACGTGATCGAGCTCAACGAGGCGTTCGCCGTGCAGGTGCTCGCGTGCCTCGCCGACTGGGGCCTCGACGCCGAGGACCCGCGCCTCAACCCGCGCGGCAGCGGCATCTCCATCGGCCACCCGATCGGCGCGACCGGCCTGCGCATGCTCGCGACCCTCGCCCACGAGCTGCCCGACCTCGACGGCGAGCTCGCACTCGAGACCATGTGCATCGGCGGTGGCCAGGCGCTCGCCGCGGTCTTCGCGCGCGTCTGA
- a CDS encoding NADH:flavin oxidoreductase/NADH oxidase, producing the protein MPASLFDPITLRGVTARNRIWVPPMCQYHADARDGMPTEWHHVHLGALARGGAGAIIVEATAVVPEGRISPQDLGLWNDDQRDALRPIVDFMHGQGALAGIQLAHAGRKASTYRPWADERGSVPVAEGGWEAFAPSAVAFDGYAVPTALTVDGIAEVVAAFAASACRAVDAGFDLLELHAAHGYLLHEFLSPLSNLRTDEYGGSLANRARIVLEVVDAVRAEVGETVPLLVRFSATDWTEGGWTPAEMEQVARWVADRGIDLVDVSSGGNVHARIPLGPGYQVPFASGLRDATGVPTAAVGLIDEAEQAAEVVASGAADVVLVGREVLRDPNFPLRAARELGVAVDYTPPAYERAYR; encoded by the coding sequence CTGCCTGCCTCGCTCTTCGACCCGATCACGCTCCGCGGCGTCACCGCCCGCAACCGCATCTGGGTGCCGCCCATGTGCCAGTACCACGCGGATGCCCGTGACGGCATGCCGACCGAGTGGCACCACGTGCACCTCGGCGCCCTCGCACGCGGCGGGGCCGGCGCGATCATCGTCGAGGCGACCGCGGTCGTGCCCGAGGGGCGCATCAGCCCCCAGGACCTCGGGCTCTGGAACGACGACCAGCGCGACGCACTTCGCCCGATCGTCGACTTCATGCACGGGCAGGGCGCGCTCGCGGGCATCCAGCTCGCGCATGCGGGGCGCAAGGCGTCGACGTACCGGCCGTGGGCGGACGAGCGCGGATCGGTGCCCGTCGCCGAGGGCGGCTGGGAGGCGTTCGCGCCGAGCGCGGTCGCCTTCGACGGGTACGCGGTGCCGACGGCGCTCACCGTCGACGGCATCGCGGAGGTCGTGGCGGCCTTCGCGGCATCCGCTTGCCGTGCCGTCGACGCCGGGTTCGACCTGCTCGAGCTGCACGCCGCGCACGGTTACCTGCTGCACGAGTTCCTGTCGCCGCTGAGCAACCTCCGCACCGACGAGTACGGCGGCTCGCTCGCGAACCGCGCGCGCATCGTGCTCGAGGTCGTCGACGCCGTGCGCGCCGAGGTGGGGGAGACCGTGCCGCTGCTGGTGCGCTTCTCGGCGACCGACTGGACCGAGGGCGGATGGACGCCTGCGGAGATGGAGCAGGTCGCGCGCTGGGTCGCCGACCGCGGCATCGACCTCGTCGACGTGTCGTCGGGCGGCAACGTCCACGCGCGCATCCCGCTCGGGCCCGGGTACCAGGTGCCGTTCGCGTCGGGGCTGCGCGACGCGACGGGCGTGCCGACCGCTGCGGTCGGGCTGATCGACGAGGCGGAGCAGGCGGCCGAGGTGGTCGCGTCGGGCGCCGCAGACGTGGTGCTCGTCGGGCGCGAGGTGCTGCGCGACCCGAACTTCCCGCTGCGCGCCGCGCGCGAGCTCGGCGTCGCGGTCGACTACACGCCGCCGGCGTACGAGCGCGCCTACCGCTAG
- a CDS encoding DUF4287 domain-containing protein — protein MSYQAYLDTIEQKTGLTPRQLIDAAREQGFEEGAKVGPIVAWLKAEYGLGHGHANALAQVISKGPKIVPAKHVGSDGSHRDASDTLWLDGAATNPNR, from the coding sequence ATGTCGTACCAGGCCTACCTCGACACGATCGAGCAGAAGACCGGGCTCACGCCGCGCCAGCTGATCGACGCGGCGCGCGAGCAGGGGTTCGAGGAGGGGGCCAAGGTCGGCCCGATCGTCGCGTGGCTGAAGGCGGAGTACGGTCTCGGCCACGGGCACGCGAACGCGCTCGCGCAGGTGATCAGCAAGGGCCCGAAGATCGTGCCGGCGAAGCACGTGGGGTCCGACGGCTCGCATCGCGACGCATCCGACACCCTCTGGCTCGACGGCGCCGCCACGAACCCCAACCGCTGA
- a CDS encoding cupin domain-containing protein — MVYTTEITQQPSPTAPETPGIVSADALRIGTGRTRRFVGAEHGANVSYFWVDNEPGEGPGLHWHPYTETWIVLEGTARITMGDRELVAGPGDTATVPAGVWHRFVNAGTDRLKVLCIHASAVIVQVWADPEHPG; from the coding sequence ATGGTGTACACGACCGAGATCACGCAGCAGCCGTCACCGACCGCGCCCGAGACGCCCGGAATCGTGTCCGCCGACGCGCTGCGCATCGGCACGGGGCGGACGCGCCGGTTCGTCGGTGCCGAGCACGGCGCGAACGTCTCGTACTTCTGGGTCGATAACGAACCGGGCGAGGGGCCCGGGCTGCACTGGCACCCCTACACCGAGACGTGGATCGTGCTCGAGGGCACGGCGCGCATCACGATGGGCGACCGCGAGCTCGTCGCCGGGCCGGGCGACACCGCCACGGTGCCCGCGGGCGTGTGGCACCGGTTCGTCAACGCCGGCACCGATCGGCTCAAGGTGCTGTGCATCCACGCGTCGGCCGTGATCGTGCAGGTCTGGGCCGACCCGGAGCATCCGGGCTGA
- a CDS encoding helix-turn-helix transcriptional regulator: MDADTPSLLGRERELGQLLALVAHARNRAGGALVVRGEPGIGKTTLVGELARLAQGVRVIRADGFEAEQSMPYAALQRLGNPLARHLDALPAGQATALRIAAGLADGPPPDRFLVGLGTLSLLAAAGEQQPVLCIVDDAHLLDPESLEVLAFVARRLQAEAVALVLAVRPEASVAPALAGVPALELEGLDRRSAVRLLTGAASEPIDPYLATRVAEETGGNPLALVDLAHGSPSELTARAVAEEPVPIGERLEAHYARRFATLPDDTRLWLGVAAAESTGDGAAIAAAAAQLGLATDAPEPAERLHLVSVRGDVAFRHPLVRAAVYDAMPSADRRRVHRALADVAERDGREASAAWHAAAAVSGTDEATAARLVRAADSAGGRGGTASRARLLARAADLTPRGADRDGRLLDAAEAAAAAGAVQLALELVASLDPERLDDVGRGRVLALRAVLSLFVGDAQGITGGTASMLEAAALFHAADPAREQRALVTAFELCLTTEWMMRDATLAEVGARVGAGVGVADGAFDVALTAIEAHILAPYRESAPKLRAAVTMLEAADDALLGDYTTFTVASTMALWDERACLDLLRRAARAAREAGALRALDTTLWVLGLIELAIGDVVACGRTIEQVRELRRAIGYDAEQVVNAGYLAWAGAPVEVVEQVAEGARAGGWGGVWSLAEHGLAVRAIAEGHYRDAFERLHPMVTERDFLQVTYRHLPDYVEAGARAGRADLVRPSLARLEHQAEVSGTPWIRGVASRSAAVMAGDDEAERLHLDAIAHLCQTLAVGDLGRAHLVYGEWLRRMKRRREAREQLREALAIFQRAGAVAFAERARVELAATGEHVPHREPGAADELTPRESTIAELAAAGRTNAEIGATLFISANTVDYHLRKVFRKLGVTSRRQLAERMPRG, encoded by the coding sequence ATAGACGCGGACACCCCTTCCCTCCTCGGCCGCGAGCGCGAACTCGGACAACTCCTCGCCCTCGTCGCCCACGCGCGCAATCGCGCCGGCGGCGCCCTCGTGGTGCGCGGCGAGCCGGGCATCGGCAAGACCACGCTCGTCGGCGAGCTGGCCCGCCTCGCGCAGGGCGTGCGCGTGATCCGCGCCGACGGGTTCGAGGCCGAGCAGTCGATGCCGTACGCCGCGCTGCAGCGGCTCGGCAATCCGCTCGCGCGCCACCTCGACGCGCTGCCCGCCGGGCAGGCGACCGCCCTCCGCATCGCCGCGGGGCTCGCCGACGGCCCGCCGCCCGACCGCTTCCTCGTCGGCCTCGGCACCCTGTCGCTGCTCGCAGCGGCGGGAGAGCAGCAGCCCGTGCTCTGCATCGTCGACGACGCGCACCTGCTCGACCCGGAGTCGCTCGAGGTGCTCGCGTTCGTCGCCCGGCGCCTCCAGGCCGAGGCGGTGGCGCTGGTGCTCGCGGTGCGGCCCGAGGCATCCGTCGCCCCTGCCCTCGCCGGTGTGCCCGCGCTCGAACTCGAGGGGCTCGACCGGCGGTCGGCCGTGCGGCTGCTGACGGGCGCGGCGAGCGAACCGATCGATCCGTACCTGGCGACGCGCGTGGCCGAGGAGACGGGCGGCAACCCCCTCGCGCTCGTCGACCTCGCCCACGGGTCGCCGAGCGAGCTCACCGCACGGGCCGTCGCCGAGGAACCGGTGCCGATCGGCGAGCGGCTCGAGGCGCACTATGCGCGCCGGTTCGCGACACTGCCCGACGACACGCGGCTCTGGCTGGGCGTCGCGGCGGCCGAGTCCACGGGCGACGGGGCTGCGATCGCGGCTGCGGCTGCACAGCTGGGTCTGGCGACGGATGCCCCCGAGCCCGCCGAGCGGCTCCACCTGGTGTCCGTGCGGGGCGACGTCGCGTTCCGGCACCCGCTCGTGCGCGCCGCCGTCTACGACGCCATGCCGAGCGCAGACCGGCGCCGCGTGCACCGCGCGCTCGCCGACGTGGCGGAGCGTGACGGCCGCGAGGCATCCGCTGCGTGGCATGCCGCCGCCGCCGTCTCGGGCACCGACGAGGCGACCGCCGCTCGGCTCGTGCGCGCCGCCGACTCGGCGGGTGGCCGGGGCGGCACCGCGTCGCGGGCCCGGCTGCTCGCCCGGGCCGCCGACCTGACCCCGCGCGGCGCCGACCGGGACGGCCGGCTGCTCGATGCCGCCGAGGCGGCCGCGGCGGCGGGTGCCGTGCAGCTCGCCCTCGAGCTCGTGGCATCGCTCGACCCCGAGCGTCTCGACGACGTCGGCCGCGGGCGCGTGCTCGCGTTGCGCGCGGTCCTCTCGCTGTTCGTCGGCGACGCGCAGGGCATCACCGGCGGCACGGCGTCGATGCTCGAGGCCGCCGCCCTGTTCCACGCCGCCGACCCCGCGCGCGAGCAGCGCGCGCTCGTGACCGCGTTCGAGCTCTGCCTCACGACCGAGTGGATGATGCGCGATGCGACGCTGGCGGAGGTGGGCGCGCGCGTCGGCGCCGGCGTGGGCGTCGCCGACGGCGCGTTCGACGTGGCGCTCACGGCGATCGAGGCGCACATCCTCGCGCCGTACCGGGAGTCGGCGCCGAAGCTGCGCGCGGCCGTCACCATGCTGGAGGCCGCCGACGACGCGCTGCTGGGGGACTACACGACGTTCACGGTGGCGTCGACCATGGCGCTGTGGGACGAACGGGCCTGCCTCGACCTGCTCCGTCGGGCGGCGCGCGCCGCGCGTGAGGCCGGTGCGCTGCGCGCGCTGGACACGACGCTCTGGGTGCTCGGGCTGATCGAGCTCGCGATCGGCGACGTCGTCGCCTGCGGCCGCACGATCGAGCAGGTGCGCGAGCTGCGGCGCGCCATCGGCTACGACGCCGAGCAGGTGGTCAACGCCGGCTACCTCGCGTGGGCGGGCGCGCCGGTCGAGGTCGTCGAGCAGGTCGCGGAGGGCGCGCGTGCCGGCGGCTGGGGCGGGGTGTGGTCGCTCGCCGAGCACGGCCTCGCCGTGCGCGCGATCGCCGAGGGGCACTACCGGGATGCGTTCGAGCGGCTGCATCCGATGGTCACCGAGCGCGATTTCCTGCAGGTGACCTACCGGCACCTGCCCGACTACGTCGAGGCCGGCGCGCGGGCGGGCAGGGCCGACCTCGTGCGCCCGTCGCTGGCGCGGCTCGAGCACCAGGCCGAGGTGAGCGGCACGCCGTGGATCCGCGGGGTGGCCTCGCGGTCGGCCGCGGTCATGGCGGGCGACGACGAGGCCGAGCGGCTCCACCTCGACGCGATCGCGCACCTGTGCCAGACGCTCGCGGTCGGTGACCTCGGGCGGGCGCACCTCGTCTACGGCGAGTGGCTGCGGCGCATGAAGCGTCGCCGCGAGGCGCGCGAGCAGCTGCGCGAGGCGCTCGCGATCTTCCAGCGGGCGGGTGCGGTCGCGTTCGCCGAGCGCGCCCGCGTGGAGCTCGCGGCCACGGGCGAGCACGTGCCGCACCGTGAGCCCGGCGCCGCGGACGAGCTCACCCCGCGCGAGTCGACCATCGCGGAGCTGGCCGCCGCCGGCCGCACCAACGCCGAGATCGGCGCGACCCTCTTCATCAGCGCCAACACGGTCGACTACCACTTGCGCAAGGTGTTCCGGAAGCTCGGCGTCACCTCCCGACGACAGCTGGCCGAGCGGATGCCCCGGGGCTGA
- a CDS encoding alpha/beta fold hydrolase produces MPYVTTDDGAEIFYTDWGSGGSPVILSHGWPLNSDAWAAAARFLADHGHRAIAHDRRGHGRSSRTWDGNEMDTYADDLACLIDHLDLTDLTLVGHSTGGGEITHYLGRHGSARVAKLVLVSAVPPLMLRTDDNPEGLPIDVFDGIRAGEASDRAQLYRDLADGPFFGNNRNNDVSQGTRDAFWLQSMACGHRAAYECIAAFSATDFRADLAAVDVPTLVIHGDDDQIVPFEVGGKRSAAMVDGATLLVYENGAHGLPDTERDRLHADLLAFIDS; encoded by the coding sequence ATGCCGTACGTCACCACCGATGACGGTGCCGAGATCTTCTACACCGACTGGGGCTCGGGCGGGTCGCCCGTGATCCTGAGCCACGGCTGGCCGCTGAACTCCGACGCGTGGGCGGCCGCCGCGCGGTTCCTCGCCGACCACGGCCACCGCGCGATCGCTCACGACCGGCGGGGGCACGGACGCTCGAGCCGCACCTGGGACGGCAACGAGATGGACACCTACGCCGACGACCTCGCCTGCCTCATCGACCACCTCGACCTCACCGACCTGACCCTCGTCGGGCACTCGACCGGCGGCGGCGAGATCACGCACTACCTCGGCCGGCACGGCAGCGCGCGCGTCGCGAAGCTGGTGCTCGTGTCGGCGGTGCCGCCGCTGATGCTGCGCACCGACGACAACCCGGAAGGATTGCCGATCGACGTGTTCGACGGGATCCGCGCCGGCGAGGCATCCGATCGCGCCCAGCTCTACCGCGACCTGGCCGACGGGCCGTTCTTCGGCAACAACCGCAACAACGACGTGTCGCAGGGCACGCGCGACGCGTTCTGGCTGCAGTCGATGGCGTGCGGGCACCGCGCCGCGTACGAGTGCATCGCCGCGTTCTCGGCGACGGACTTCCGCGCCGACCTCGCCGCGGTCGACGTGCCGACGCTCGTGATCCACGGCGACGACGACCAGATCGTGCCGTTCGAGGTGGGCGGCAAGCGCTCGGCCGCCATGGTCGACGGCGCGACCCTGCTCGTCTACGAGAACGGCGCGCACGGCCTGCCCGACACCGAGCGCGACCGGTTGCACGCCGACCTGCTCGCCTTCATCGACTCCTGA
- a CDS encoding alpha/beta hydrolase, whose translation MTETTPAAGSPDTIVLVHGLWMTPRSWEGWKAHFEAKGYTVLTPAYPGFEIEVEALREQPDVIANLTVPETVDHLAGVIEALPKPPIIMGHSFGGTLTQLLLARGLGASAVAIDSAPTEGVRVTPLSQAKSLFPALKSPATRHQAVSFTQEEFHYAFTNTLTREESDAVWEKYAIGAPGNWIWAYGLLANFTPGHQETWVDYTADRAPLLFIGGGADHIMPPSVNKSNAKHYAKSPAVTEYFEFAGRSHWTCAEPGWEAVADHALEWAVAHARPAVEAVA comes from the coding sequence ATGACCGAGACGACCCCCGCCGCAGGCAGCCCCGACACCATCGTGCTCGTGCACGGCCTCTGGATGACCCCGCGCAGCTGGGAGGGCTGGAAGGCCCACTTCGAGGCGAAGGGCTACACCGTGCTCACGCCCGCCTACCCCGGGTTCGAGATCGAGGTCGAGGCGCTCCGCGAGCAGCCCGACGTCATCGCGAACCTCACCGTGCCCGAGACCGTCGACCACCTCGCCGGCGTCATCGAGGCGCTGCCGAAGCCGCCCATCATCATGGGGCATTCCTTCGGCGGCACGCTCACGCAGCTGCTGCTCGCACGCGGCCTCGGGGCATCCGCCGTCGCCATCGACTCGGCCCCGACCGAGGGCGTGCGCGTCACGCCGCTGTCGCAGGCGAAGTCGCTGTTCCCGGCGCTCAAGAGCCCGGCGACCCGGCACCAGGCGGTCTCGTTCACGCAGGAGGAGTTCCACTACGCGTTCACGAACACGCTGACGCGCGAGGAGTCCGACGCGGTCTGGGAGAAGTACGCGATCGGCGCGCCCGGCAACTGGATCTGGGCGTACGGCCTGCTCGCGAACTTCACGCCCGGCCACCAGGAGACCTGGGTCGACTACACGGCCGACCGTGCGCCGCTGCTGTTCATCGGCGGCGGGGCCGACCACATCATGCCGCCGTCGGTGAACAAGTCGAACGCGAAGCACTACGCCAAGTCGCCGGCCGTCACCGAGTACTTCGAGTTCGCGGGCCGATCGCACTGGACCTGCGCCGAGCCCGGCTGGGAGGCCGTCGCCGACCACGCGCTCGAGTGGGCGGTGGCGCACGCCCGGCCGGCCGTGGAGGCGGTCGCGTAG
- a CDS encoding Lrp/AsnC family transcriptional regulator — translation MDEIDPLDARILLALDDEPDATILTLSRRLGIARNTAHARLRRLADRGVLGATSRRIDPAALGLKLTAFISLEARQADAPATESALVQIPEVVEVHSTTGDADYLLKVVARDTSDLRRITADILAIDGVERSGTVISLDEVMGPRVSALLERVAAG, via the coding sequence ATGGACGAGATCGACCCGCTCGACGCCCGCATCCTCCTCGCGCTCGACGACGAACCCGACGCGACGATCCTCACACTCTCGCGCCGCCTCGGCATCGCCCGCAACACCGCGCACGCGCGCCTGCGCCGCCTCGCAGACCGCGGCGTGCTCGGCGCGACGAGCCGCCGCATCGACCCCGCCGCGCTCGGCCTGAAGCTCACCGCGTTCATCTCGCTCGAGGCCAGGCAGGCGGATGCCCCTGCCACCGAGTCCGCCCTCGTGCAGATCCCTGAGGTGGTCGAGGTCCACTCCACGACCGGGGACGCCGACTACCTGCTGAAGGTCGTCGCGCGCGACACCTCCGACCTGCGGCGCATCACGGCCGACATCCTGGCGATCGACGGCGTCGAGCGCTCGGGCACCGTCATCTCGCTCGACGAGGTCATGGGCCCGCGCGTCTCGGCGCTGCTGGAGCGCGTCGCGGCCGGCTGA
- a CDS encoding YitT family protein, protein MTTDSRPAADARPADAPAAPAGGPAASVRHSFLDDLTGMATGVFVASLGLFLLNSAQMVTGGTAGLSLLIGYVTGIPFGIVFLGVNLPFFVLAALRKGWRFTVKTAIAIVAVSALSSLHPLAMPGFEIDPLYGAIAGNLLAGIGLLVLFRHGASLGGYNVVALLAQERLGWRAGYVQMAFDLVTVLAAIATITPLGLVYSLLGAALLNLVLALNHRPGRYFGA, encoded by the coding sequence ATGACGACCGACTCGCGCCCCGCTGCCGACGCCCGCCCCGCCGACGCGCCCGCTGCGCCGGCCGGCGGCCCCGCGGCATCCGTGCGCCACTCGTTCCTCGACGACCTCACCGGCATGGCCACCGGCGTCTTCGTGGCATCACTCGGCCTGTTCCTGCTGAACAGCGCGCAGATGGTGACCGGCGGCACGGCCGGACTCTCGCTGCTGATCGGCTACGTCACGGGCATCCCGTTCGGCATCGTGTTCCTCGGCGTGAACCTGCCGTTCTTCGTGCTCGCGGCCCTGCGGAAGGGCTGGCGGTTCACGGTCAAGACCGCGATCGCGATCGTGGCGGTGTCGGCGCTGTCGTCGTTGCATCCGCTCGCCATGCCCGGGTTCGAGATCGACCCGCTGTACGGCGCGATCGCCGGCAACCTGCTCGCGGGCATCGGCCTGCTCGTGCTGTTCCGGCACGGTGCGAGCCTGGGCGGCTACAACGTCGTCGCGCTGCTCGCGCAGGAGCGCCTCGGCTGGCGCGCCGGCTACGTGCAGATGGCATTCGACCTGGTCACCGTGCTCGCCGCGATCGCCACCATCACCCCGCTGGGGCTCGTGTACTCGCTGCTCGGGGCGGCGCTGCTCAACCTGGTGCTCGCGCTCAACCACCGACCGGGGCGGTACTTCGGGGCGTGA
- a CDS encoding alkaline phosphatase D family protein — protein sequence MADSPIVLGPMLRYTDETSAAVWVETATDATVTVRADGREWHARTWAVHDHHYALVEVDGLEPGSRREYEVLVDGARAWPEASDAPPSVIATRSTDAGLRMAWGSCRTSVSHDAYGNRRHGVDAMRAFSLAMVDDDGLRPDLILLLGDQVYADVTTKPMQEFIAERRDLSEPPGKELQDFEEYAHLYKLAWSDDANRWLLSTVPSAMIFDDHDVRDDWNASLTWKRKMERTSWWYGRIVAGLASYWVYQHLGNLSPTERAEDELWQRIAAHDGDDELDLSDVIDAFAARVDREPSTYRFSFARDFGDLRLVVVDSRTARDLDPDHRALVGHGEWEWVDAQLQGGFRHLLVATSLPWLLPIGLHHVEAWDEAVSQGAWGPTAARVGEVLRQTVDLEHWGAWQHSFQELARAATEVADGERGMPRRP from the coding sequence ATGGCGGATTCCCCGATCGTCCTCGGACCGATGCTGCGCTACACCGACGAGACCTCGGCCGCGGTCTGGGTCGAGACGGCGACGGATGCCACGGTCACCGTCCGCGCCGACGGTCGCGAGTGGCACGCACGAACGTGGGCGGTGCACGACCACCACTACGCGCTCGTCGAGGTGGACGGGCTGGAGCCCGGCTCCAGGCGCGAGTACGAGGTGCTCGTGGACGGTGCGCGGGCGTGGCCCGAGGCATCCGACGCCCCGCCCTCGGTGATCGCGACGCGGTCGACCGACGCCGGCCTGCGCATGGCGTGGGGGTCGTGTCGCACGAGCGTGAGCCACGACGCGTACGGCAACCGGCGGCACGGCGTCGACGCGATGCGGGCGTTCTCGCTCGCCATGGTCGACGACGACGGGCTGCGACCCGACCTGATCCTGCTGCTCGGCGACCAGGTGTACGCGGATGTCACGACGAAGCCGATGCAGGAGTTCATCGCCGAGCGGCGCGACCTCAGCGAACCGCCGGGCAAGGAGCTGCAGGACTTCGAGGAGTACGCGCACCTGTACAAGCTCGCCTGGTCGGACGACGCGAACCGGTGGCTGCTCTCCACGGTGCCGAGCGCGATGATCTTCGACGACCACGACGTGCGCGACGACTGGAACGCCTCGCTCACCTGGAAGCGGAAGATGGAGCGGACGTCGTGGTGGTACGGCCGCATCGTCGCCGGCCTCGCGTCGTACTGGGTGTACCAGCACCTCGGCAACCTGTCGCCGACCGAGCGCGCCGAGGACGAGCTCTGGCAGCGCATCGCCGCCCACGACGGCGACGACGAGCTCGACCTGAGCGACGTGATCGACGCCTTCGCCGCCCGCGTCGATCGCGAGCCGTCGACGTACCGGTTCAGCTTCGCACGCGACTTCGGCGACCTGCGGCTCGTGGTCGTCGACTCGCGCACGGCGCGCGATCTCGACCCCGACCATCGTGCGCTCGTCGGCCACGGCGAGTGGGAGTGGGTCGACGCCCAGCTGCAGGGCGGTTTCCGGCACCTGCTCGTCGCGACCTCGCTGCCGTGGCTGCTGCCGATCGGGCTGCACCACGTCGAGGCGTGGGACGAAGCGGTCTCGCAGGGGGCCTGGGGGCCGACCGCGGCCCGGGTCGGCGAGGTGCTGCGGCAGACGGTCGACCTGGAGCACTGGGGTGCGTGGCAGCACAGCTTCCAGGAGCTGGCACGTGCTGCGACGGAGGTCGCCGACGGCGAGCGGGGGATGCCCCGGAGACCGTGA
- a CDS encoding nucleoside/nucleotide kinase family protein, with the protein MTGAPGAGKSTLADAVVAGAAARGIRAALLPMDGFHLADVELERLGRLDRKGAIDTFDGWGYLAALRRVAESREIVYAPGFERTLEQPIAGAVPIEPGVQLVVTEGNYLLMRDEPWSLVPSVLAETWFVDVPDDLRRARLVARHVEFGKSPDAAEAWVREVDEVNARAIIARRGVADLVVRAD; encoded by the coding sequence ATCACCGGGGCGCCCGGTGCGGGCAAGTCCACGCTCGCGGATGCGGTGGTTGCGGGCGCCGCGGCCCGGGGCATCCGTGCCGCCCTGCTGCCGATGGACGGGTTCCACCTCGCGGACGTCGAGCTCGAGCGGCTCGGCCGGCTCGACCGCAAGGGTGCGATCGACACGTTCGACGGGTGGGGGTACCTGGCCGCGCTGCGTCGCGTGGCCGAGTCGCGCGAGATCGTCTACGCGCCGGGCTTCGAACGCACGCTCGAGCAGCCGATCGCGGGGGCCGTGCCCATCGAACCCGGGGTGCAGCTCGTCGTGACGGAGGGGAACTACCTGCTGATGCGCGATGAGCCGTGGTCGCTGGTGCCGTCGGTGCTCGCCGAGACGTGGTTCGTCGACGTGCCCGACGATTTGCGGCGCGCGCGGCTGGTCGCACGACACGTCGAGTTCGGCAAGTCGCCCGATGCGGCCGAGGCGTGGGTGCGCGAGGTCGACGAAGTGAATGCGCGCGCGATCATCGCACGTCGTGGGGTGGCCGACCTCGTCGTCCGTGCGGACTGA